In Vigna unguiculata cultivar IT97K-499-35 chromosome 3, ASM411807v1, whole genome shotgun sequence, a single genomic region encodes these proteins:
- the LOC114179311 gene encoding uncharacterized protein LOC114179311 has product MAFSSAFHERLHQMDCTRIQRLSLLQAEKESQADKSRALASKLANIRASEQRCSWLDHKIASQNFKLLALKCQIENLEAKHDSLSLQLRSLQNEVEELEELRDTRERFYEAKRIEMRKFKEIAERFVVNCRMEVESLRNRVNLLKSSFMELKSNSGNSCNSEITAAEMRRLELQAEKDNVCRIIDCNHQIKAQLQKQLQIILMTQTQDKGSELKSATGNYSST; this is encoded by the exons ATGGCGTTTTCCTCCGCATTCCACGAGCGTCTCCACCAGATGGACTGTACTCGAATCCAACGCCTCTCTCTTCTCCAG GCCGAGAAGGAGTCGCAAGCCGACAAGTCCCGAGCTTTGGCTTCGAAGCTCGCAAACATCAGGGCCTCAGAACAGAGGTGCTCCTGGCTCGATCACAAAATCGCGTCTCAGAATTTCAAGCTTCTCGCTCTCAAATGTCAAATCGAGAACCTCGAAGCCAAGCACGATTCACTTTCACTGCAACTCAG GTCGTTGCAGAACGAGGTGGAGGAGCTCGAGGAATTGCGCGACACGAGAGAGAGATTTTACGAGGCCAAGAGGATAGAAATGAGGAAATTCAAGGAAATTGCAGAGAGGTTTGTGGTGAATTGTAGAATGGAAGTTGAGAGTTTGAGGAATAGAGTGAACCTG TTGAAGTCCTCTTTCATGGAACTTAAAAGTAACAGTGGCAACTCATGCAATTCTGAAATTACTGCTGCTGAAATGAGAAGGTTGGAACTCCAGGCTGAAAAGGACAACGTGTGTAGAATCATTGATTGTAACCACCAAATAAAAGCACAGTTGCAAAAGCAGCTTCAGATTATTCTGATGACGCAAACACAAGATAAGGGATCAGAGTTGAAGAGTGCCACTGGTAACTATTCTTCTACTTGA